The following are from one region of the Streptomyces rubrogriseus genome:
- a CDS encoding CASTOR/POLLUX-related putative ion channel, whose amino-acid sequence MRRQRPVPWRHRARYVFDRTLARSTGALLGWLAACCLAIVVPVSTLLVWTDPRAPRSLSERLVAVWRTSAETLRLGGVTGAPLRMLLSVFLGLIALLCVSTLVGVITTGLGDRLEELRRGRSTVLEKGHAVVLGWSDQVFTVVGEMVVTQAGRVRGAVAVLADRDSAAMASDLNVALGVTRGVRVVCRTGAPTDPASLTLLSPAAAHSVLVLPGDDDAADAEVVRVLLALGTLLGSEAGPPVVAAVRDERFLTAARLAAGPRGVVLDVESTTARLLVQAARHPGLVAALKDLLDLAGAELHVVHAPDAVGLTFAEISLRYEEVCAVGYLAADGRALLTPASSARCGTGDRLIVVARDDRPPLPKQEGTAVDLTVMAVPQDQQRAPSKTLLLGWNRRAPLVLDLLSRTAQPGSHLHVVTGSDDGSVTAGPADPTGDGRVTVAYHVGEPTRPDTLRALDLFGYDSVIVLGPDVGPHLARPDDQLLLTLLALRAVEEETGRALPVVAELNDHRGRMLAPLGSEADAVVRGELTSLVMTRIAQNIGMAAVFEELFAARGGALALRPASHYVLPGRAASFATVVASALRRGECAIGYRAHDACTPRRDVDVRLAPGKAERRVWTSSDEVLVVTPSAAGSPCPGNASDERPARPDVLPEARRSTDDRPARGPAPE is encoded by the coding sequence ATGCGGCGCCAGCGGCCGGTTCCATGGCGACACCGAGCGCGTTATGTCTTCGACCGGACACTGGCCCGAAGCACGGGGGCATTGCTCGGGTGGCTGGCGGCCTGCTGTCTGGCGATCGTCGTTCCCGTCAGCACGCTCCTGGTGTGGACCGACCCGCGGGCGCCCCGCTCCCTCTCGGAGCGGCTCGTCGCCGTGTGGCGTACGAGCGCCGAGACCCTCCGCCTCGGAGGGGTGACCGGCGCGCCGCTCCGCATGCTCCTGTCGGTGTTTCTCGGATTGATCGCTCTGTTGTGTGTCTCCACGCTCGTGGGTGTGATCACGACCGGGCTGGGTGACCGGTTGGAGGAACTGCGACGGGGCCGGTCCACGGTGCTGGAGAAGGGGCACGCGGTGGTGCTCGGCTGGTCCGACCAGGTGTTCACCGTCGTCGGTGAGATGGTCGTCACCCAGGCCGGCAGGGTGCGGGGAGCCGTCGCCGTGCTCGCCGATCGCGACTCCGCCGCGATGGCCTCGGACTTGAACGTCGCGCTGGGGGTGACGCGCGGAGTACGCGTCGTCTGCCGTACGGGCGCGCCGACCGACCCGGCCAGCCTCACGCTGCTGTCCCCGGCCGCGGCGCACTCCGTCCTGGTGCTGCCGGGCGACGACGACGCCGCCGACGCGGAAGTGGTCCGGGTCCTGTTGGCCCTGGGAACGCTGCTCGGCTCCGAGGCGGGCCCGCCGGTGGTGGCCGCCGTGCGGGACGAACGGTTCCTGACTGCGGCCCGGCTCGCTGCCGGCCCCCGGGGCGTCGTCCTGGACGTCGAGTCCACGACGGCGCGGCTGCTCGTCCAGGCCGCCCGGCACCCCGGCTTGGTGGCCGCGCTGAAGGACCTCCTCGATCTCGCGGGCGCCGAGTTGCACGTTGTCCACGCACCGGACGCCGTGGGGCTGACGTTCGCGGAGATTTCGCTGCGGTACGAGGAGGTCTGTGCCGTCGGGTACCTGGCGGCCGACGGTCGTGCCCTGCTCACACCGGCGTCCAGCGCACGATGTGGCACTGGGGACCGTTTGATCGTCGTCGCGCGGGACGATCGGCCGCCTCTTCCGAAGCAGGAGGGCACCGCTGTGGATCTCACCGTCATGGCGGTCCCGCAGGACCAACAGCGGGCTCCGTCGAAGACGTTGCTGCTGGGGTGGAACCGTCGCGCTCCACTGGTCCTGGACTTGCTGAGCCGCACCGCGCAGCCGGGCTCACACCTGCACGTCGTCACCGGTTCCGACGACGGATCGGTGACCGCGGGGCCCGCGGACCCCACCGGCGACGGAAGGGTCACCGTGGCGTACCACGTCGGGGAACCGACCCGACCCGACACCCTTCGTGCACTCGACCTGTTCGGCTACGACAGTGTGATCGTGCTCGGACCGGACGTCGGACCACACCTGGCCCGACCCGACGACCAGCTCCTGCTCACGCTGCTGGCCCTGAGGGCCGTCGAGGAGGAGACGGGCCGGGCCCTGCCCGTCGTCGCCGAACTCAACGACCATCGGGGCCGGATGCTCGCTCCACTGGGCTCGGAGGCGGACGCCGTTGTGCGCGGCGAGCTGACCTCCCTGGTCATGACCCGGATCGCGCAGAACATCGGCATGGCCGCTGTGTTCGAAGAGCTCTTCGCCGCACGGGGTGGTGCCCTGGCCCTGCGCCCGGCCTCGCACTACGTGCTTCCCGGCCGGGCGGCGTCGTTCGCCACCGTGGTGGCTTCCGCCCTCAGGCGTGGGGAGTGCGCGATCGGGTATCGAGCGCACGACGCATGCACCCCGCGCCGGGATGTCGACGTACGTCTCGCCCCCGGCAAGGCGGAACGACGTGTCTGGACTTCCTCGGACGAGGTCCTGGTCGTGACCCCGTCGGCAGCGGGATCCCCCTGCCCAGGTAACGCGTCCGACGAGCGCCCGGCGCGCCCTGACGTGCTCCCCGAAGCCCGGCGGAGCACAGACGACAGGCCTGCGCGAGGCCCCGCCCCTGAATGA
- a CDS encoding helix-turn-helix domain-containing protein: MSRPRARTGELRREQGTGPRRGVRLALQTRSERHPSGSEREEMSRGIAAGESARQPAKRLGRSPSTVSREISRTGGRNRYRAATADAIACDRGRRPKQAELAQRPALRAWWRRGWSCAGRLSRSQDGCGGRFLVTPGRTPMSVDSERRGVTRGALFGTVTRHVIP, translated from the coding sequence ATGAGCCGGCCCCGAGCCAGAACGGGGGAGCTGAGGCGAGAGCAGGGCACGGGGCCTCGCCGCGGTGTCCGTCTCGCCCTGCAGACGCGGTCAGAGCGGCATCCGAGCGGTAGCGAGCGCGAGGAGATGTCTCGCGGCATCGCCGCCGGGGAATCAGCCCGGCAGCCGGCCAAGCGGCTTGGCCGATCTCCTTCGACCGTCTCCCGCGAGATCTCCCGCACCGGAGGCCGTAACCGCTACCGAGCCGCCACGGCCGACGCAATCGCCTGCGACCGCGGGCGCCGCCCCAAGCAGGCCGAGCTCGCGCAGCGGCCCGCTCTGCGCGCCTGGTGGAGACGAGGCTGGTCCTGTGCCGGTCGCCTGAGCAGATCCCAGGATGGCTGCGGCGGCCGTTTCCTGGTGACGCCCGGGCGCACGCCGATGTCGGTGGACAGTGAACGGCGCGGCGTGACACGGGGCGCACTGTTCGGAACCGTGACCCGCCATGTCATTCCCTAA
- a CDS encoding TetR/AcrR family transcriptional regulator: MVQTDTRTKVLDAAERLFAENGYSGTSVRAITGLAGANLAAVAYHFGSKADLMAAVVRRVIDPITNAQRTRLDELLARAGEPRVADLVEAFAGPLFDDMPTDGDRGVHASRLIMTILSDPAEEARGWTGPDDAAVRERYLTAFARALPGLTAPELLFRLRGVLAVTAVDRVEAHHQPTPTCPAATGRAARSWAITFLTAAMSAPATEAGK, translated from the coding sequence ATGGTGCAGACCGATACCCGGACCAAAGTCCTCGATGCCGCCGAACGCCTCTTCGCCGAGAACGGCTACAGCGGAACCTCGGTCCGCGCGATCACCGGCCTCGCCGGAGCCAACCTGGCCGCGGTGGCCTACCACTTCGGGTCGAAGGCGGACCTCATGGCCGCGGTCGTCCGCCGCGTGATCGATCCGATCACCAACGCCCAGCGCACCCGGCTCGACGAGCTTCTCGCGAGGGCCGGGGAGCCGCGGGTCGCCGATCTCGTAGAGGCCTTCGCGGGTCCTCTGTTCGACGACATGCCCACCGATGGCGACCGCGGAGTACACGCGTCCCGGTTGATCATGACGATCCTCAGCGATCCCGCCGAGGAGGCCCGCGGCTGGACCGGCCCGGACGACGCCGCCGTTCGCGAGCGCTACCTGACGGCCTTCGCCCGCGCGCTGCCCGGCCTCACCGCGCCCGAGCTGCTGTTTCGACTGCGGGGAGTCCTCGCCGTGACGGCCGTGGACCGCGTCGAGGCCCATCACCAGCCGACCCCCACATGCCCAGCCGCGACCGGCCGGGCCGCCCGCAGCTGGGCGATCACCTTCCTGACCGCTGCCATGAGCGCCCCGGCGACCGAAGCCGGGAAATAG
- a CDS encoding ketopantoate reductase family protein → MKLLVYGAGVCGSLLAAHLYEAGRDVTLLARGPRLASLRRYGVQLAEEDSPAVRQVPVPVIEDPAGGYDLVIVTVRTHQVDAVLESLAGVDGDVLFLHNWAAGAQPLEAAIGRGRVLLGFPPALAGGTMDGDVVRHRALSFMAGRVPMPIGEPHGRTTPRSERIVREFRAANIKVKAEPRMDAWLKTHAAFEIPLGRAVRAAGGPAALAEDGDAVGGMLRLMRHGMAAMPTPPVPRVFGALQTLPEGMLVALLRRFLRSKTAARSALNDTSPSATAELDRLAEQLRALAGAP, encoded by the coding sequence ATGAAACTGCTCGTCTACGGCGCCGGGGTGTGCGGGAGCCTGCTCGCCGCCCACCTGTACGAGGCCGGGCGTGATGTCACACTCCTCGCCAGGGGCCCCCGTCTGGCCTCCCTGCGCCGGTACGGCGTGCAGCTCGCCGAGGAGGACAGCCCTGCCGTCCGGCAGGTGCCGGTCCCGGTCATCGAGGACCCGGCAGGCGGATACGACCTCGTCATCGTCACCGTCCGCACCCATCAGGTCGACGCGGTGCTGGAATCGCTGGCCGGTGTCGACGGCGACGTCCTGTTCCTCCACAACTGGGCCGCCGGTGCGCAGCCGCTGGAAGCAGCGATCGGCCGCGGGCGTGTTCTGCTCGGATTCCCCCCGGCTCTGGCCGGCGGCACCATGGACGGCGACGTGGTCCGCCACCGGGCGCTCAGCTTCATGGCCGGCCGGGTCCCGATGCCGATCGGTGAGCCCCATGGGCGCACCACCCCGCGGTCGGAACGGATCGTCCGCGAGTTCCGCGCCGCGAACATCAAGGTCAAGGCCGAGCCACGGATGGACGCCTGGCTCAAGACCCACGCCGCGTTCGAGATACCGCTCGGCCGGGCGGTGCGCGCAGCAGGCGGGCCGGCAGCGCTGGCCGAGGATGGGGACGCCGTAGGCGGCATGCTCCGCCTCATGCGGCATGGCATGGCCGCCATGCCGACACCACCGGTCCCGCGCGTGTTCGGCGCACTGCAGACCCTGCCGGAAGGCATGCTCGTCGCCTTGCTGCGGCGCTTCCTGCGCAGCAAGACCGCCGCACGCAGCGCACTCAACGACACCTCCCCCTCGGCGACAGCCGAACTGGATCGACTGGCCGAACAGCTCCGCGCCCTGGCAGGGGCTCCGTAG
- a CDS encoding aldo/keto reductase codes for MNITSPQIVLGTMDFGTRIASDHAFAVLDSFVAGGGVWLDTANCYSFWSDPSGVGGASERVIGAWLRARPGARDAVRIATKVRQNPLVPHSWPQSAEGLSARAVHDGVEASLERLGVDHVDLLWAHAEDRTVPLEETVGAFGELVAKGVALRVGAANHAAWRVERARSFARDQGVEPWTALQLRHSLVQPRPFAPVPEAGHRMLTAEDLDLARSEGLAVWSYSSLMWGSYVRADKPLPQTYDHPGNTRVLAVLDDVAGELSTTRNQVVLAWLMRQGIDPIVGASRAEQIEEALSARSVRLDDEHLARFAEAR; via the coding sequence ATGAACATCACCAGCCCTCAGATCGTCCTCGGGACGATGGACTTCGGCACCCGTATCGCTTCCGACCATGCCTTCGCGGTCCTCGACTCTTTCGTCGCCGGAGGCGGTGTCTGGCTCGACACCGCGAACTGCTACTCGTTCTGGAGCGACCCCAGTGGCGTCGGCGGCGCCAGCGAGCGCGTCATCGGCGCGTGGCTCAGGGCCCGCCCCGGCGCGCGCGACGCGGTGCGGATCGCGACGAAGGTCCGGCAGAACCCGCTCGTCCCGCACTCCTGGCCCCAGAGCGCCGAGGGGCTCTCCGCCCGCGCCGTCCACGACGGCGTGGAAGCGAGCCTGGAGCGTCTCGGCGTCGATCATGTCGATCTGCTCTGGGCCCACGCGGAGGACCGCACGGTGCCGCTGGAGGAGACGGTCGGTGCGTTCGGCGAGTTGGTCGCGAAGGGAGTGGCTCTGCGGGTCGGGGCGGCGAACCATGCTGCCTGGCGCGTCGAGCGTGCCCGGTCGTTCGCGCGGGACCAGGGCGTGGAGCCGTGGACGGCCCTGCAACTGCGCCACTCGCTCGTCCAGCCACGCCCGTTCGCTCCCGTCCCCGAGGCCGGCCACCGCATGCTCACCGCCGAGGATCTGGACCTCGCCCGGTCGGAGGGGCTCGCCGTATGGTCGTACAGCTCGCTGATGTGGGGTTCTTACGTACGCGCGGACAAACCCCTTCCGCAAACCTATGATCATCCCGGGAACACCCGGGTGCTCGCGGTCCTGGACGACGTCGCGGGCGAACTCTCCACCACACGGAATCAGGTCGTCCTCGCATGGCTGATGCGGCAGGGGATCGATCCCATCGTCGGCGCGAGCCGGGCGGAGCAGATCGAGGAGGCACTCTCCGCCCGCAGCGTGCGGCTCGACGACGAGCACTTGGCGCGCTTCGCCGAAGCGCGGTAG
- a CDS encoding MerR family transcriptional regulator gives MTTLTPAATADRTGVSIDTLRYYEREGLIGPIGRSAGGRRQYTEDDVFWIGMVTCFREAGLGIAALREFVAILRADHSPQDRVAFLRERRAALEERVVALRRAMTVLDEKIAYYS, from the coding sequence ATGACGACACTCACCCCGGCGGCAACGGCCGACCGCACCGGCGTCTCCATCGACACGCTGCGCTACTACGAGCGCGAAGGGCTCATCGGGCCGATCGGGCGCTCCGCCGGCGGGCGCAGGCAGTACACCGAGGACGACGTCTTCTGGATCGGCATGGTCACGTGCTTCCGCGAGGCCGGCCTCGGAATAGCGGCCCTGCGGGAATTCGTCGCCATCCTGCGCGCCGATCATTCTCCGCAGGACCGGGTCGCCTTCCTCCGCGAGCGGCGCGCCGCTCTGGAGGAGCGGGTGGTGGCGCTGCGTCGGGCCATGACGGTCCTCGACGAGAAGATCGCCTACTACAGCTGA
- a CDS encoding LysR family transcriptional regulator, whose amino-acid sequence MDLDLRKLRYFVAVADRLHFGRAADELHIAQPALSRQIRALEQDLGASLFTRDSHGVTLTAAGRQLLDDAGPLLASAHAVRRRVSVAERGGQRLVVGFRAGIPVIPATRVFEAQHPDVVVDVQRMEWDDQAPMLLDGRVDVAYVRLPIDETGLRLTLLYTEPLMVALPADHRLAGKDQVTEADLAGEPLIWHADANTQPTRRPHPDSGLRVRGVEEKLEHVAAGHGISFVGRSETVFFSRPDISYVPVPDLAPDQVFVAMAASRTSPLTDDFFAAAQATAEITAECGNYEMWKLATDASSKRD is encoded by the coding sequence GTGGATCTGGACCTGCGCAAGCTGCGCTACTTCGTCGCCGTCGCCGACCGGTTGCACTTCGGCCGCGCCGCCGATGAGCTGCACATCGCGCAACCGGCGCTCAGCCGGCAGATCCGCGCACTGGAACAGGATCTCGGCGCCTCGCTGTTCACGAGGGACAGTCACGGCGTCACGCTGACCGCCGCGGGCCGACAGCTGCTGGACGACGCGGGCCCGCTGCTCGCCTCCGCGCACGCGGTCCGGCGCCGAGTCTCCGTGGCAGAACGCGGCGGCCAGCGACTGGTGGTCGGCTTCCGGGCAGGCATCCCGGTCATCCCCGCGACGCGGGTGTTCGAGGCGCAGCATCCGGACGTGGTCGTCGACGTGCAGCGCATGGAATGGGACGACCAGGCGCCGATGCTGCTCGACGGCCGCGTCGACGTCGCCTACGTGCGGCTGCCCATCGACGAGACGGGCCTGCGCCTGACTTTGCTCTACACCGAGCCCCTCATGGTGGCGCTGCCCGCCGATCACCGGCTGGCCGGCAAGGATCAGGTCACCGAGGCCGACCTGGCCGGTGAGCCGCTGATCTGGCATGCCGACGCGAACACGCAGCCCACCCGGCGCCCGCACCCGGACTCCGGACTCCGGGTGCGCGGCGTGGAGGAGAAGCTCGAGCACGTCGCGGCCGGCCACGGCATCTCGTTCGTGGGGCGTTCGGAGACGGTGTTCTTCTCACGTCCGGACATCAGCTACGTGCCCGTCCCGGACCTGGCTCCCGACCAGGTATTCGTCGCAATGGCGGCGTCGCGCACCTCGCCGCTGACCGACGACTTCTTCGCCGCGGCTCAGGCGACGGCTGAGATCACGGCAGAATGCGGGAACTACGAGATGTGGAAGCTTGCGACCGACGCTTCTTCGAAGCGCGATTGA
- a CDS encoding NADPH-dependent F420 reductase, with the protein MSSITFIGAGNMARTIGTRAVAGGNTVEIMARDQSKADALAKVLGNGTTTGEWGSVPAGDIVITAVLYAGVVSTVAEFGEALAGKTIVDISNPFNAAFDGLAHSEPTSIAQEVAKVAPADAKVFKAFNTIFRGVLENGRPDVFFAGDDLQAKADVAAFIESLGLRPMHVGGLKMAHWLEGAGLLTVGLAGNGVGHRDFALGVNEVDG; encoded by the coding sequence ATGAGCAGCATCACCTTCATCGGTGCGGGGAACATGGCCCGCACGATCGGCACGCGCGCGGTGGCGGGCGGCAACACCGTCGAGATCATGGCACGCGATCAGTCCAAGGCCGACGCCCTGGCCAAGGTTCTGGGCAACGGCACCACGACAGGTGAGTGGGGCTCCGTTCCGGCCGGGGACATCGTCATCACGGCCGTGTTGTACGCCGGTGTCGTCTCCACCGTCGCCGAGTTCGGAGAGGCACTCGCGGGCAAGACCATCGTCGACATCAGCAACCCCTTCAACGCCGCGTTCGACGGCCTGGCCCACAGCGAGCCGACGTCCATCGCGCAGGAGGTAGCCAAGGTCGCCCCGGCCGACGCCAAGGTCTTCAAGGCCTTCAACACCATCTTCCGCGGCGTCCTGGAGAACGGCCGGCCCGACGTCTTCTTCGCCGGCGACGACCTGCAGGCCAAGGCGGACGTGGCGGCATTCATCGAGAGCCTCGGACTGCGCCCGATGCACGTAGGTGGTCTGAAGATGGCGCACTGGCTGGAGGGGGCGGGCCTGCTCACAGTAGGCCTCGCGGGCAACGGAGTTGGCCACCGAGACTTCGCCCTCGGCGTCAACGAAGTCGACGGCTGA